A window of the Megalopta genalis isolate 19385.01 chromosome 2, iyMegGena1_principal, whole genome shotgun sequence genome harbors these coding sequences:
- the LOC117226524 gene encoding uncharacterized protein LOC117226524 — protein MATCGSDRKPRVVVLGGCGFIGRNLVEYLLDNDLASFVRVVDKVPPQTAWLNAKHQLIFEHPSLEFKSANLINAASCQNAFASDDRFDYVINCAGETKSGQTDPVYKEGIYKLSMNCAQQAAKLQVDRYIEISSGNFNASEKNPHKEDEIGEPWTYVAKYKLQVENDLKNIPNLKYTVLRPAIVYGCGDKTGLAPRLVVGAVYKHLGEMMKLLWGPDLHMNTVHVRDVARAIWHIANRPDTLGQTYNVVDEGDSTQGSISAIVSELFNINHDYWGTTLSTLAKTDMSSVVEEVNDKHMGPWAEACNKDGVENSPLSPYIDQELLYNKHLYLQPGKLLNTGFTYMYPKLTKNALKEVLEDYVNMKIFPHSLVL, from the exons ATGGCAACGTGTGGGTCCGATAGAAAACCGAGAGTCGTAGTTTTAGGAG GATGCGGTTTCATAGGGCGTAATCTTGTCGAGTATCTGTTGGATAATGATCTCGCTTCGTTCGTCCGTGTCGTGGACAAAGTGCCGCCGCAGACTGCTTGGCTCAATGCTAAACACCAGCTAATATTCGAGCATCCTTCGCTCGAGTTCAAGAGCGCCAACTTAATTAACGCAG CGTCTTGTCAAAATGCATTCGCATCCGACGATCGGTTCGATTATGTGATTAATTGCGCTGGGGAGACAAAGAGCGGTCAGACGGATCCCGTCTACAAAGAGGGGATCTATAAGCTTAGCATGAACTGTGCTCAGCAAGCAGCCAAATTGCAAGTTGATCGATACATAGAGATATCTTCTGGTAATTTTAACGCTTCCGAGAAG aatcCTCATAAGGAAGATGAAATTGGTGAGCCTTGGACGTATGTTGCAAAATACAAGTTGCAAgtagaaaatgatttaaagaacATACCAAATTTAAAGTATACAGTACTTAGACCAGCTATTGTGTACGGTTGTGGAGACAAAACTGGTTTAG CACCACGTTTGGTAGTGGGGGCAGTTTACAAACATTTAGGAGAGATGATGAAATTACTTTGGGGACCAGATCTTCACATGAACACAGTTCATGTAAGAGATGTAGCTAGAGCTATCTGGCATATAGCAAACAGACCAGATACATTGGGTCAAACATACAATGTTGTTGATGAAGGTGATTCTACTCAGGGATCGATCAGCGCTATTGTTTCCGAGTTGTTTAACATCAATCATGATTATTGGGGTACTACATTGTCTACATTAGCCAAA ACTGATATGAGCTCTGTAGTGGAGGAAGTGAATGACAAACATATGGGACCTTGGGCAGAAGCTTGCAATAAGGATGGCGTGGAAAATAGTCCACTGTCCCCATACATAGATCAAGAACTTCTCTACAACAAACATTTGTATCTACAGCCAGGAAAGCTGTTAAACACTGGGTTTACTTATATGTATCCCAAACTCACAAAGAATGCTTTGAAAGAG gTTCTTGAAGATTACGTGAACATGAAGATATTTCCACATTCATTGGTCTTATGA
- the LOC117226505 gene encoding protogenin B isoform X1 has translation MAARVLLLSILFTEVLKPACVAGVKEIGAGLHNINISKPESFNTSPTKGSGVTLEIQPSGHVILGKKGIILSCIAGSNQNVSWLHNGVSAPPCGIARCTLLRNGSLHLHKMVQKFKEKNNTTVNFRDYIKDEYRCVAHTNLGLLRSSPTFIQIAELAHIFKESPENITVYEGEVARLSCLIDSVPFPPNITWQHNGEKLLPNHNNSNSRYFMVPPGVLYIKATKLSDAGSYRCIVNNEFLKKTKKSKEAKLTVIARLEGNGSHTLPFLFPQVSYNHWLLNGTSLSLACAASGYPSPLMTWTFIPRYTDTQNVAQPRILLNSSIGISILSLVNVSVPDAGIYLCSTKTIVTNNLEIQNITVDILVPPTFLKTPKSQVCPNGRTARFECQAQGLPMPKIYWLKDSLNITMNGRRTTYIKEHNKTELAISATVPSDSGIYQCVAVNSAGEIWAAGRLQVNTSRNSPAAPTSLKCKAVSPVKIFISWAPPKSLPYTSITAYTVHYSPVEGGKEEVSPPEPGNSTEVEVTKLLEPFTNYSFYIRVWNNNGPSDQSATILCSTAPSVPISVPKVKVNIISSTKLNVSWEPLTKKEARGIIEQYKLQCRRHEHPSSRVLSLPASVESYVLSDLIPGAQYDLRVQAKTTVGWPNMSESQLEWTTVTMPFAESIVIKNVVDMQVWLINSSIVKVEWKINIKENNKIKSEFDRWQIYCENQNGQKITSIFLPQNITEHVFTNLDVNVSYTVGLCMISSDEATSCLTKKIETVPPDANNIPMALEAIPVSPTSINVTWSLSDAHKVDSFELCYQTIHTTNSDGPKCIILNFTKASVDKLKPFTLYQFKVRAIRNNPSQSSFYSEAIECYTNEDIPGKVEEVQWFLVNNTKVRIAWKETSNINGIIQNYFVMYTTDLMDSKTTWKNMTVPGNKTSAILLELTPGKRYFVMVRASTKAGYGKPSVPIDIITSGGPSKVPNPPDEQKPPQNIKPDQSLGVILGASISIGFITICLCSMYCRRKWENARILRDNTQAMKGRSLVRNGNRCCVDESSTSVSQQMNTRVTPNEIELAVLCPSSPVATNPHLDTKGGKSNGILESCAKEPLLTSWDVNGDPKDIEVTKSSQYKTKDSAVFVKQTSEHELEPDLEGTQLTMVNCTLGSSSSSLNNNSGCPDGDTSLSKSMCISVPALGPNG, from the exons ATGGCGGCGCGAGTACTTTTACTGAGCATCTTGTTTACAGAAGTGCTAAAGCCCGCTTGTGTCGCAG GTGTCAAAGAAATTGGAGCTGGTTTACACAACATAAACATTTCAAAACCAGAAAGCTTCAATACTAGTCCAACCAAAGGTTCTGGTGTAACGTTAGAAATTCAACCCAGTGGTCATGTGATATTAGGGAAAAAAGGGATTATACTTAGTTGTATAGCTGGTTCAAATCAGAATGTATCTTGGCTACACAATGGGGTATCAGCACCGCCGTGTGGTATTGCACGCTGTACTCTTCTACGAAATGGCTCTCTTCACTTACACAAG ATGGTGcagaaatttaaagaaaaaaacaaTACCACAGTTAATTTTAGGGATTATATCAAAGACGAGTACCGTTGTGTAGCACATACTAATTTAGGACTTTTACGATCATCTCCTACATTTATACAAATAGCTG AACTTGCCCATATATTTAAAGAATCACCTGAAAATATAACTGTATACGAAGGTGAAGTAGCAAGACTGTCTTGCTTAATAGATAGTGTTCCTTTTCCTCCTAATATCACATGGCAGCATAATGGAGAAAAATTGTTGCCCAACCATAATAACTCAAA TAGTAGGTATTTTATGGTACCACCAGGTGTTCTGTACATAAAAGCAACGAAGTTATCAGATGCTGGTTCATATAG ATGCATAGTAAATAATGAATTCCTAAAGAAAACCAAAAAAAGTAAAGAGGCAAAATTAACCGTTATCGCTCGGCTAGAGGGTAATGGATCGCATACGCTACCATTCTTGTTTCCGCAAGTTTCGTATAATCATTGGTTGCTAAATGGAACAAGTCTTAGTTTAGCATGTGCTGCATCTGGATATCCATCTCCACTTATGACGTGGACATTTATTCCTCGCTATACTG ATACTCAAAATGTTGCACAACCTCGCATTTTGCTTAATTCTAGTATTGGAATTAGTATATTGTCATTGGTAAACGTGAGTGTGCCCGATGCAGGAATTTATCTATGTTCTACAAAAACCATTGTTACAAACAATTTGGAGATTCAG AATATTACAGTGGACATTTTGGTACCACCAACGTTTTTGAAAACGCCTAAAAGCCAAGTATGTCCAAATGGAAGAACCGCACGATTTGAGTGTCAAGCACAGGGGTTGCCTATGCCTAAAATATATTGGTTAAAAGACTCACTAAATATTACAATGAACG GACGTAGGACTACATATATAAAAGAACATAATAAAACGGAGTTAGCAATATCAGCAACGGTTCCTTCAGATTCTGGTATTTATCAATGCGTTGCTGTGAACTCAGCTGGTGAAATTTGGGCCGCAGGTCGGCTTCAAGTGAACACGTCTCGTAATAGTCCTGCTGCACCTACCTCTCTGAAATGTAAAGCTGTATCACcagttaaaatttttatttcctgGGCTCCACCAAAGTCTCTACCATACACCAGTATTACAGCTTATACCGTCCATTACAGTCCCGTAG AAGGAGGAAAGGAAGAAGTTTCACCGCCAGAACCCGGTAATTCTACGGAGGTGGAAGTGACGAAGCTTCTCGAACCGTTTACTAATTACTCTTTCTACATACGAGTGTGGAACAATAATGGTCCCAGTGACCAGTCAGCCACCATTTTGTGTTCTACAGCTCCAAGTG TTCCTATAAGTGTACCAAAAGTAAAAGTGAATATAATTAGTAGTACAAAATTAAATGTATCATGGGAACCACTCACTAAAAAGGAGGCTCGTGGTATCATCGAACAATACAAATTACAGTGCAGAAGACACGAACATCCATCATCTCGTGTTCTTTCTTTACCTGCTAGCGTTGAATCTTATGTACTTTCTG ATTTAATACCTGGTGCACAATATGATCTACGAGTACAAGCAAAAACAACTGTAGGCTGGCCTAATATGAGCGAGTCGCAGTTAGAATGGACGACTGTGACTATGCCATTTGCAGAATCAATTGTTATCAAAAACGTCGTGGATATGCAAGTATGGcttataaattcttcgattgtGAAG GTGGAAtggaaaattaatattaaagaaaataataaaattaaatcagAATTTGATCGTTGGCAAATATATTGTGAAAATCAAAATGGACagaaaatcacaagtatttttttaCCACAAAATATTACTGAACATGTATTTACTAATCTTG ATGTAAATGTTTCATATACAGTGGGTTTGTGTATGATAAGCTCTGACGAAGCGACCAGCTGCCTAACAAAGAAGATAGAAACTGTCCCACCAGATGCAA ATAATATTCCAATGGCCTTGGAAGCTATTCCTGTTTCACCTACTTCCATAAATGTAACATGGTCATTGAGTGACGCGCATAAAGTCGATTCTTTCGAACTATGCTACCAGACGATTCATACTACAAATTCCGATGGTCCCAAATGTATCATATT AAACTTTACGAAAGCGAGCGTTGATAAACTTAAACCATTTACGCTATATCAATTTAAAGTAAGAGCCATTCGAAACAACCCTAGCCAAAGCAGTTTCTATAGTGAAGCTATTGAATGTTATACAAATGAAGACA TTCCTGGAAAAGTAGAGGAGGTACAATGGTTTTTGGTGAACAATACAAAAGTTCGAATCGCGTGGAAAGAAACAAGCAATATAAATGgcataatacaaaattattttgttATGTACACCACGGAtttaatggattcgaagactacGTGGAAAAACATGACGGTACCTGGTAACAAAACATCGGCGATCTTACTAGAGTTGACACCGGGGAAACGATATTTCGTTATGGTCCGGGCATCCACAAAAGCCGGTTATGGTAAACCTTCCGTGCCTATCGATATCATCACCAGTGGCGGTCCATCGAAGGTACCTAATCCACCGGATGAACAAAAACCGCCGCAAAACATAAAACCAGATCAAAGCCTTG GAGTGATTCTTGGTGCAAGTATAAGCATCGGATTTATTACGATCTGCTTGTGTAGCATGTATTGTCGGAGGAAATGGGAAAATGCTCGTATTTTGAGAGACAATACGCAGGCAATGAAAGGACGTTCATTGGTACGTAATGGTAATAGATGTTGCGTGGACGAGTCCTCTACATCGGTGAGCCAACAAATGAATACTAGGGTAACACCCAATGAAATCGAACTTGCTGTTCTTTGCCCATCGTCTCCGGTTGCAACGAACCCACATTTGGATACAAAG GGTGGGAAGTCTAATGGGATCCTGGAATCCTGCGCAAAGGAACCTTTGCTAACGTCATGGGATGTGAATGGCGATCCTAAGGATATCGAAGTAACTAAAAGTTCACAG TACAAAACAAAGGACAGCGCTGTCTTCGTGAAACAGACGTCAGAGCACGAACTGGAGCCAGATTTGGAGGGCACACAGCTCACGATGGTCAATTGTACTTTAGGCAGTAGCAGTAGCAGTTTAAACAACAACTCGGGATGCCCGGATGGAGATACATCCTTGTCGAAGTCTATGTGTATATCTGTTCCAGCGCTGGGACCAAACGGATGA
- the LOC117226505 gene encoding protogenin B isoform X2 — MAARVLLLSILFTEVLKPACVAGVKEIGAGLHNINISKPESFNTSPTKGSGVTLEIQPSGHVILGKKGIILSCIAGSNQNVSWLHNGVSAPPCGIARCTLLRNGSLHLHKMVQKFKEKNNTTVNFRDYIKDEYRCVAHTNLGLLRSSPTFIQIAELAHIFKESPENITVYEGEVARLSCLIDSVPFPPNITWQHNGEKLLPNHNNSNRYFMVPPGVLYIKATKLSDAGSYRCIVNNEFLKKTKKSKEAKLTVIARLEGNGSHTLPFLFPQVSYNHWLLNGTSLSLACAASGYPSPLMTWTFIPRYTDTQNVAQPRILLNSSIGISILSLVNVSVPDAGIYLCSTKTIVTNNLEIQNITVDILVPPTFLKTPKSQVCPNGRTARFECQAQGLPMPKIYWLKDSLNITMNGRRTTYIKEHNKTELAISATVPSDSGIYQCVAVNSAGEIWAAGRLQVNTSRNSPAAPTSLKCKAVSPVKIFISWAPPKSLPYTSITAYTVHYSPVEGGKEEVSPPEPGNSTEVEVTKLLEPFTNYSFYIRVWNNNGPSDQSATILCSTAPSVPISVPKVKVNIISSTKLNVSWEPLTKKEARGIIEQYKLQCRRHEHPSSRVLSLPASVESYVLSDLIPGAQYDLRVQAKTTVGWPNMSESQLEWTTVTMPFAESIVIKNVVDMQVWLINSSIVKVEWKINIKENNKIKSEFDRWQIYCENQNGQKITSIFLPQNITEHVFTNLDVNVSYTVGLCMISSDEATSCLTKKIETVPPDANNIPMALEAIPVSPTSINVTWSLSDAHKVDSFELCYQTIHTTNSDGPKCIILNFTKASVDKLKPFTLYQFKVRAIRNNPSQSSFYSEAIECYTNEDIPGKVEEVQWFLVNNTKVRIAWKETSNINGIIQNYFVMYTTDLMDSKTTWKNMTVPGNKTSAILLELTPGKRYFVMVRASTKAGYGKPSVPIDIITSGGPSKVPNPPDEQKPPQNIKPDQSLGVILGASISIGFITICLCSMYCRRKWENARILRDNTQAMKGRSLVRNGNRCCVDESSTSVSQQMNTRVTPNEIELAVLCPSSPVATNPHLDTKGGKSNGILESCAKEPLLTSWDVNGDPKDIEVTKSSQYKTKDSAVFVKQTSEHELEPDLEGTQLTMVNCTLGSSSSSLNNNSGCPDGDTSLSKSMCISVPALGPNG, encoded by the exons ATGGCGGCGCGAGTACTTTTACTGAGCATCTTGTTTACAGAAGTGCTAAAGCCCGCTTGTGTCGCAG GTGTCAAAGAAATTGGAGCTGGTTTACACAACATAAACATTTCAAAACCAGAAAGCTTCAATACTAGTCCAACCAAAGGTTCTGGTGTAACGTTAGAAATTCAACCCAGTGGTCATGTGATATTAGGGAAAAAAGGGATTATACTTAGTTGTATAGCTGGTTCAAATCAGAATGTATCTTGGCTACACAATGGGGTATCAGCACCGCCGTGTGGTATTGCACGCTGTACTCTTCTACGAAATGGCTCTCTTCACTTACACAAG ATGGTGcagaaatttaaagaaaaaaacaaTACCACAGTTAATTTTAGGGATTATATCAAAGACGAGTACCGTTGTGTAGCACATACTAATTTAGGACTTTTACGATCATCTCCTACATTTATACAAATAGCTG AACTTGCCCATATATTTAAAGAATCACCTGAAAATATAACTGTATACGAAGGTGAAGTAGCAAGACTGTCTTGCTTAATAGATAGTGTTCCTTTTCCTCCTAATATCACATGGCAGCATAATGGAGAAAAATTGTTGCCCAACCATAATAACTCAAA TAGGTATTTTATGGTACCACCAGGTGTTCTGTACATAAAAGCAACGAAGTTATCAGATGCTGGTTCATATAG ATGCATAGTAAATAATGAATTCCTAAAGAAAACCAAAAAAAGTAAAGAGGCAAAATTAACCGTTATCGCTCGGCTAGAGGGTAATGGATCGCATACGCTACCATTCTTGTTTCCGCAAGTTTCGTATAATCATTGGTTGCTAAATGGAACAAGTCTTAGTTTAGCATGTGCTGCATCTGGATATCCATCTCCACTTATGACGTGGACATTTATTCCTCGCTATACTG ATACTCAAAATGTTGCACAACCTCGCATTTTGCTTAATTCTAGTATTGGAATTAGTATATTGTCATTGGTAAACGTGAGTGTGCCCGATGCAGGAATTTATCTATGTTCTACAAAAACCATTGTTACAAACAATTTGGAGATTCAG AATATTACAGTGGACATTTTGGTACCACCAACGTTTTTGAAAACGCCTAAAAGCCAAGTATGTCCAAATGGAAGAACCGCACGATTTGAGTGTCAAGCACAGGGGTTGCCTATGCCTAAAATATATTGGTTAAAAGACTCACTAAATATTACAATGAACG GACGTAGGACTACATATATAAAAGAACATAATAAAACGGAGTTAGCAATATCAGCAACGGTTCCTTCAGATTCTGGTATTTATCAATGCGTTGCTGTGAACTCAGCTGGTGAAATTTGGGCCGCAGGTCGGCTTCAAGTGAACACGTCTCGTAATAGTCCTGCTGCACCTACCTCTCTGAAATGTAAAGCTGTATCACcagttaaaatttttatttcctgGGCTCCACCAAAGTCTCTACCATACACCAGTATTACAGCTTATACCGTCCATTACAGTCCCGTAG AAGGAGGAAAGGAAGAAGTTTCACCGCCAGAACCCGGTAATTCTACGGAGGTGGAAGTGACGAAGCTTCTCGAACCGTTTACTAATTACTCTTTCTACATACGAGTGTGGAACAATAATGGTCCCAGTGACCAGTCAGCCACCATTTTGTGTTCTACAGCTCCAAGTG TTCCTATAAGTGTACCAAAAGTAAAAGTGAATATAATTAGTAGTACAAAATTAAATGTATCATGGGAACCACTCACTAAAAAGGAGGCTCGTGGTATCATCGAACAATACAAATTACAGTGCAGAAGACACGAACATCCATCATCTCGTGTTCTTTCTTTACCTGCTAGCGTTGAATCTTATGTACTTTCTG ATTTAATACCTGGTGCACAATATGATCTACGAGTACAAGCAAAAACAACTGTAGGCTGGCCTAATATGAGCGAGTCGCAGTTAGAATGGACGACTGTGACTATGCCATTTGCAGAATCAATTGTTATCAAAAACGTCGTGGATATGCAAGTATGGcttataaattcttcgattgtGAAG GTGGAAtggaaaattaatattaaagaaaataataaaattaaatcagAATTTGATCGTTGGCAAATATATTGTGAAAATCAAAATGGACagaaaatcacaagtatttttttaCCACAAAATATTACTGAACATGTATTTACTAATCTTG ATGTAAATGTTTCATATACAGTGGGTTTGTGTATGATAAGCTCTGACGAAGCGACCAGCTGCCTAACAAAGAAGATAGAAACTGTCCCACCAGATGCAA ATAATATTCCAATGGCCTTGGAAGCTATTCCTGTTTCACCTACTTCCATAAATGTAACATGGTCATTGAGTGACGCGCATAAAGTCGATTCTTTCGAACTATGCTACCAGACGATTCATACTACAAATTCCGATGGTCCCAAATGTATCATATT AAACTTTACGAAAGCGAGCGTTGATAAACTTAAACCATTTACGCTATATCAATTTAAAGTAAGAGCCATTCGAAACAACCCTAGCCAAAGCAGTTTCTATAGTGAAGCTATTGAATGTTATACAAATGAAGACA TTCCTGGAAAAGTAGAGGAGGTACAATGGTTTTTGGTGAACAATACAAAAGTTCGAATCGCGTGGAAAGAAACAAGCAATATAAATGgcataatacaaaattattttgttATGTACACCACGGAtttaatggattcgaagactacGTGGAAAAACATGACGGTACCTGGTAACAAAACATCGGCGATCTTACTAGAGTTGACACCGGGGAAACGATATTTCGTTATGGTCCGGGCATCCACAAAAGCCGGTTATGGTAAACCTTCCGTGCCTATCGATATCATCACCAGTGGCGGTCCATCGAAGGTACCTAATCCACCGGATGAACAAAAACCGCCGCAAAACATAAAACCAGATCAAAGCCTTG GAGTGATTCTTGGTGCAAGTATAAGCATCGGATTTATTACGATCTGCTTGTGTAGCATGTATTGTCGGAGGAAATGGGAAAATGCTCGTATTTTGAGAGACAATACGCAGGCAATGAAAGGACGTTCATTGGTACGTAATGGTAATAGATGTTGCGTGGACGAGTCCTCTACATCGGTGAGCCAACAAATGAATACTAGGGTAACACCCAATGAAATCGAACTTGCTGTTCTTTGCCCATCGTCTCCGGTTGCAACGAACCCACATTTGGATACAAAG GGTGGGAAGTCTAATGGGATCCTGGAATCCTGCGCAAAGGAACCTTTGCTAACGTCATGGGATGTGAATGGCGATCCTAAGGATATCGAAGTAACTAAAAGTTCACAG TACAAAACAAAGGACAGCGCTGTCTTCGTGAAACAGACGTCAGAGCACGAACTGGAGCCAGATTTGGAGGGCACACAGCTCACGATGGTCAATTGTACTTTAGGCAGTAGCAGTAGCAGTTTAAACAACAACTCGGGATGCCCGGATGGAGATACATCCTTGTCGAAGTCTATGTGTATATCTGTTCCAGCGCTGGGACCAAACGGATGA
- the Zw10 gene encoding zeste-white 10 kinetochore protein, with product MTSFLTDVLITAGKLETMNLNEKITEIQKEVTKLKYSVQDFMNDNYVEFTSKLTRDQHLVLKGETLLEEFNELQKRIDDQVKIELSGSTKELKTLSQALKESNMMLQLSNQLLTLHKCIKSIKNYEEEKSYINAAKKLCEMQTILYNSQSDLRDLDIFTAIEEEYLSLYTSFLPNTSSLLHERICWTGIEDKDSNIITLSVKDELNDMQQLIQGLHCIDNLSSHLHKFATTLMDHVINPIINDDCSVYVTNTKIFTIKILDKKKSPSYKSVLYNLELLFKFLYQHFNIITHDKETFLNEIKPHLLDRLSASLTTNCISRIVPTSSADLKNFTPIVQTIFDFQNFLVDIGFLTPEELFLSEYTKNIDKLFIERICQDLLAKARNIMKKDLHDCITYEPQEPLEFSGEAYDYNDMKIDLKLNDKTFQLPKCQISKSAKETLDIARSILDEACNSSDTCALRLFYTCRNVFEMYSGLVPEHHRKFLETIPQQVAVFHNNCMYLAHNLLTLGHEYRDKLPESLKDYNLAFADQILILRDVGSAYFLEHMKYQRNIIFDILKESGLSALGQTAELQPNTERALRQCIRQLELLKTVWLDVLPINIYCRAVGCITNSMIEDLTIRVVSVEDIPADVATDLGTLFSMIVKRAPIIFPDPQKIHQYVRKWEKFLELIKVLGASLKEIEIRWGGGKGPLAREFTAFQVKQLIRALFQNTERRSNLLASIK from the exons ATGACGTCGTTTTTAACTGACGTGCTAATCACAGCAG GTAAATTAGAAACAATGAATTTGAATGAAAAGATAACCGAAATACAAAAAGAAGTAACGAAATTGAAGTACAGTGTCCAGGATTTTATGAACGACAATTACGTTGAATTTACATCGAAACTTACGAGGGATCAGCATTTAGTTTTGAAAGGGGAGACACTTCTTGAAGAATTTAACGAATTACAGAAAAGAATAGATGATCAG GTGAAAATAGAGCTCTCAGGATCTACAAAAGAACTGAAGACTCTCTCGCAGGCATTGAAGGAGTCGAACATGATGCTACAACTTTCTAATCAGCTGTTAACtttgcataaatgcataaagtctaTAAAGAATTATGAAGAGGAGAAATCTTATATCAACGCGGCCAAGAAGCTATGTGAAATGCAGACAATATTGTACAATTCTCAAAGCGATCTCCGTGATCTCGACATATTTACAGCAATCGAGGAAGAATATTTAAGTCTGTATACTTCTTTTCTACCTAACACATCCTCGTTGTTGCACGAACGGATCTGCTGGACGGGCATCGAAGACAAAGACTCAAATATTATCACGTTAAGCGTCAAAGATGAATTAAATGATATGCAGCAATTGATTCAAGGGCTGCATTGCATCGATAATCTCTCCAGCCACCTACATAAATTCGCGACCACCCTCATGGACCATGTAATCAACCCTATTATCAACGACGATTGTTCAGTCTACGTGACTAACACCAAAATATTCACAATTAAGATCTTGGACAAGAAAAAATCGCCTAGCTACAAAAGCGTGCTGTACAATCTAGAATTGTTGTTCAAATTTCTTTATCAACACTTCAATATAATCACGCACGACAAGGAAACGTTCCTGAATGAGATAAAGCCACACCTGCTGGACAGATTGTCGGCGTCTCTAACGACTAATTGCATCTCGCGAATTGTTCCTACGTCCAGCGCTGATTTAAAGAACTTTACACCTATTGTCCAGACAATATTCGATTTTCAAAACTTTTTAGTAGACATCG GCTTTCTGACGCCGGAAGAACTGTTTCTATCGGAATATACAAAGAATATCGATAAACTTTTCATCGAAAGAATTTGCCAGGATTTATTAGCAAAGGCACGGAACATTATGAAGAAAGATTTGCACGATTGTATCACGTATGAACCACAG GAACCGCTGGAGTTTTCTGGAGAGGCGTATGATTATAATGATATGAAAATagatttaaaattaaatgataAAACGTTTCAACTTCCTAAATGTCAGATAAG TAAAAGTGCAAAGGAGACACTAGATATTGCGAGAAGTATCCTAGACGAAGCATGTAACAGTTCAGATACCTGTGCACTTAGATTATTCTATACGTGCCGAAATGTTTTCGAAATGTACTCAGGATTAGTACCGGAACATCATAGAAAATTTTTGGAAACGATACCTCAACAAGTCG CTGTATTCCATAATAATTGTATGTATCTCGCTCATAATCTTCTCACACTGGGACATGAATACAGGGACAAGCTACCAGAGTCTCTAAAAGATTACAATCTAGCTTTCGCTGATCAAATACTAATACTAAGGGACGTTGGATCAGCGTATTTCTTAGAACATATGAAATATCAACGAAATATTATCTTTGATATTCTCAAAGAATCGG GTTTGTCAGCGTTAGGTCAAACTGCGGAGCTGCAACCGAACACCGAACGTGCACTCAGACAGTGCATTCGACAATTGGAGTTACTGAAAACAGTTTGGCTAGACGTTTTACCTATAAACATATATTGTAGAGCTGTAG GATGCATCACGAATTCTATGATTGAAGATCTTACAATTAGAGTTGTATCCGTTGAAGACATTCCTGCAGATGTTGCGACCGATTTGGGAACATTATTCAGTATGATAGTTAAACGTGCACCAATAATATTTCCG GACCCTCAGAAAATTCATCAATACGTAAGGAAATGGGAAAAGTTTCTAGAACTAATCAAAGTGCTTGGTGCTTCattgaaagaaattgaaattagatGGGGAGGCGGTAAAGGACCGCTAGCACGGGAATTTACAGCGTTTCAagtgaaacaattaattagagCGTTATTCCAAAATACTGAACGCCGATCTAATTTGTTAGcttctataaaataa
- the Rsf1 gene encoding repressor splicing factor 1 has translation MTPEGYTRVYVGGLNESIKKEDLQTEFEKYGKLNKVWVAFNPPGFAFIEFLNMNEAELACSSMNGTEIMGAKLRVEISRGRGRGGSRGGMGGFRGNRGAANRGYGSAVSTALSYRGNNAYADYGNYYAGKGGGSRGRDYYGEDYMTNRASGYVTREGYAQDVYNSGETNADYYTNKGTGTSRYRSRSPAGRGSHRHLRECT, from the exons ATGACACCAGAAGGATACACACGAGTGTATGTCGGCGGCCTGAATGAGAGCATCAAAAAGGAGGACCTCCAGACAGAGTTTGAGAAATATGGCAAGCTGAATAAAGTTTGGGTTGCGTTCAATCCGCCAGGGTTTGCCTTTATCGAATTTTTAAATATGAATGAGGCGGAACTCGCGTGTAGCAGTATGAATGGCACAGAAATTATGGGTGCCAAATTGAGAGTCGAAATCTCACGAGGTAGAGGTCGCGGTGGAAGCAGGGGTGGTATGGGAGGATTCAGAGGAAATCGAGGTGCCGCTAATAGGGGCTATGGGTCTGCGGTCTCCACTGCACTCAGTTACAGAGGCAATAATGCATATGCAGATTACGGGAATTATTATGCAGGCAAGGGTGGTGGAAGTAGAGGTAGAGACTACTACGGCGAAGATTATATGACCAATCGTGCCAGTGGGTATGTCACGCGAGAAGGATATGCACAAGATGTCTATAATAGCGGAGAAACCAATGCTGATTATTATACCAACAAAGGCACTGGCACATCGAGGTATCGAAGTCGTTCTCCGGCTGGTCGTGGCAG TCATCGTCATCTTCGTGAATGCACATAA